Proteins encoded by one window of Nicotiana tabacum cultivar K326 chromosome 10, ASM71507v2, whole genome shotgun sequence:
- the LOC107803804 gene encoding NADH kinase isoform X3, which yields MCYRQTNQRTIFISETLRVRLLRMKLLQVLKYLDNRRLVHKEAINFCQSILRKKLVDWEAVYRFNLSQPIRGVDLVVTIGGDGTLLQASHFVDNSIPVLGVNSDPTQAKEVEEYSEEFDASRSTGFLCAATVKNFEQIIDDILESRVRPSEVSRMSVTLNSKQLSPYALNDVLIAHPCPATVSRFSFRTKKEEQSCSSLVHCRSSGLRVSTAAGSTAAMLSAGGFAMPILSKDLQYIVREPIAPGAYNSLMHGIVKPEELMDIAWYCKEGLIYIDGSHLVHSVQHGDIIELSSNAPTLKVFLPSHLIS from the exons ATGTGTTACCGACAAACCAATCAGAGAACAATTTTCATTTCAGAAACCCTAAG GGTGAGACTTCTTCGCATGAAGTTATTGCAGGTATTAAAATATCTAGACAATAGACGTCTGGTTCACAAGGAGGCTATAAACTTCTGTCAGAGTATTTTGAGGAAAAAGCTTGTTGACTGGGAAGCTGTTTATCGTTTTAATCTATCTCAGCCGATCCGTGGTGTAGATTTAGTAGTTACAATAGGAGGAGATGGTACATTATTGCAGGCAAGCCATTTTGTGGATAATTCGATTCCTGTTCTAGGCGTAAATTCTGACCCAACTCAAGCAAAAGAG GTTGAAGAATACAGTGAAGAATTTGACGCTTCAAGGAGTACAGGATTTCTTTGTGCGGCAACTGTCAAGAACTTTGAACAA ATAATAGATGACATCCTTGAAAGTCGTGTTAGACCTTCTGAAGTCTCAAGGATGTCAGTCACTCTCAACTCAAAGCAACTGTCACCTTACGCACTTAATGATGTTTTGATTGCTCATCCTTGTCCTGCTACAGTTTCCCGATTCTCATTCAG AACAAAGAAAGAGGAGCAGTCTTGTTCTTCTCTGGTGCATTGCAGATCAAGTGGACTTAGAGTGTCAACAGCTGCTGGGTCAACAGCTGCAATGCTTTCAGCAGGTGGATTTGCAATGCCAATTTTATCCAAAGATCTCCAGTATATAGTGAGAGAACCCATTGCTCCCGGAGCTTACAATAGCCTGATGCACGGCATTGTGAAGCCTGAGGAGTTGATGGATATCGCCTGGTATTGCAAAGAAGGGCTGATTTATATTGATGGCTCTCATCTTGTCCACTCTGTTCAGCATGGGGATATCATTGAACTCTCTTCCAATGCTCCAACATTGAAAGTTTTTTTGCCATCTCACTTGATATCATGA
- the LOC107803804 gene encoding NADH kinase isoform X1 — translation MARRRLLLLLKPFDVLPTNQSENNFHFRNPKLLQVLKYLDNRRLVHKEAINFCQSILRKKLVDWEAVYRFNLSQPIRGVDLVVTIGGDGTLLQASHFVDNSIPVLGVNSDPTQAKEVEEYSEEFDASRSTGFLCAATVKNFEQIIDDILESRVRPSEVSRMSVTLNSKQLSPYALNDVLIAHPCPATVSRFSFRTKKEEQSCSSLVHCRSSGLRVSTAAGSTAAMLSAGGFAMPILSKDLQYIVREPIAPGAYNSLMHGIVKPEELMDIAWYCKEGLIYIDGSHLVHSVQHGDIIELSSNAPTLKVFLPSHLIS, via the exons ATGGCGAGGAGACGGTTGTTGCTTTTATTAAAGCCTTTCGATGTGTTACCGACAAACCAATCAGAGAACAATTTTCATTTCAGAAACCCTAAG TTATTGCAGGTATTAAAATATCTAGACAATAGACGTCTGGTTCACAAGGAGGCTATAAACTTCTGTCAGAGTATTTTGAGGAAAAAGCTTGTTGACTGGGAAGCTGTTTATCGTTTTAATCTATCTCAGCCGATCCGTGGTGTAGATTTAGTAGTTACAATAGGAGGAGATGGTACATTATTGCAGGCAAGCCATTTTGTGGATAATTCGATTCCTGTTCTAGGCGTAAATTCTGACCCAACTCAAGCAAAAGAG GTTGAAGAATACAGTGAAGAATTTGACGCTTCAAGGAGTACAGGATTTCTTTGTGCGGCAACTGTCAAGAACTTTGAACAA ATAATAGATGACATCCTTGAAAGTCGTGTTAGACCTTCTGAAGTCTCAAGGATGTCAGTCACTCTCAACTCAAAGCAACTGTCACCTTACGCACTTAATGATGTTTTGATTGCTCATCCTTGTCCTGCTACAGTTTCCCGATTCTCATTCAG AACAAAGAAAGAGGAGCAGTCTTGTTCTTCTCTGGTGCATTGCAGATCAAGTGGACTTAGAGTGTCAACAGCTGCTGGGTCAACAGCTGCAATGCTTTCAGCAGGTGGATTTGCAATGCCAATTTTATCCAAAGATCTCCAGTATATAGTGAGAGAACCCATTGCTCCCGGAGCTTACAATAGCCTGATGCACGGCATTGTGAAGCCTGAGGAGTTGATGGATATCGCCTGGTATTGCAAAGAAGGGCTGATTTATATTGATGGCTCTCATCTTGTCCACTCTGTTCAGCATGGGGATATCATTGAACTCTCTTCCAATGCTCCAACATTGAAAGTTTTTTTGCCATCTCACTTGATATCATGA
- the LOC107803806 gene encoding B-box zinc finger protein 22: MKIQCNVCEVAEANVLCCADEAALCWSCDEKVHAANKLASKHQRVPLSGSSSSMPKCDICQESVGYFFCLEDRALLCRKCDIAIHTANPHVSAHQRFLLTGVKVGLEPVDPGGASSSGTSQSIQKVSEPESASLSKRNAPISLDAQFDKVLPPQASAVGEFAPSRSPFAGGSAAGSIPQWQFDEYIGLNDFNQNYGYMDDGSSRADNGKLGESDCSSILRFEDEELDGEECLGQVPDTSWAVPQVPSPPTASGLYWPKTYQNPFDCSMFVPDVSYSPSHNLQQRPPNGTSLKRRRQC, encoded by the exons ATGAAGATTCAGTGTAACGTTTGTGAGGTTGCGGAGGCGAACGTCTTGTGCTGCGCCGACGAGGCGGCGCTCTGCTGGTCCTGTGATGAGAAGGTTCACGCTGCTAATAAGCTGGCTAGTAAGCACCAGAGAGTTCCTCTCTCTGGCTCTTCTTCTTCCATGCCTAAATGTGACATCTGCCAG GAATCAGTTGGCTATTTCTTTTGTCTCGAGGATCGGGCTTTACTTTGCCGAAAATGTGATATTGCTATTCACACAGCTAATCCTCATGTCTCAGCTCACCAAAGATTTTTGCTGACTGGAGTGAAAGTAGGACTTGAACCCGTTGATCCTGGTGGTGCATCATCCTCAGGGACGTCGCAGTCCATTCAGAAGGTTTCAGAGCCAGAGTCTGCTTCACTTTCTAAACGAAATGCCCCAATATCGTTGGATGCTCAATTTGACAAAGTATTACCTCCCCAGGCAAGTGCTGTTGGGGAGTTTGCTCCTAGTAGGTCTCCATTTGCTGGAGGTTCTGCAGCTGGAAGTATTCCGCAATGGCAGTTTGATGAATATATTGGCCTGAACGATTTCAATCAGAATTATGGATACATGGATGATGGATCATCCAGG GCGGATAATGGGAAACTTGGAGAGTCAGACTGTTCGTCTATCTTGAGATTTGAAGATGAAGAACTAGACGGTGAGGAGTGCTTGGGTCAGGTTCCAGACACATCTTGGGCAGTGCCACAAGTACCTTCCCCACCTACGGCCTCTGGACTTTACTGGCCCAAAACTTACCAGAATCCATTTGATTGCTCAATGTTTGTGCCTGACGTTAGTTACTCCCCTTCACATAACCTTCAACAGCGACCTCCAAATGGTACTAGTCTGAAACGAAGAAGGCAGTGTTAA
- the LOC107803804 gene encoding NADH kinase isoform X2, giving the protein MARRRLLLLLKPFDVLPTNQSENNFHFRNPKVLKYLDNRRLVHKEAINFCQSILRKKLVDWEAVYRFNLSQPIRGVDLVVTIGGDGTLLQASHFVDNSIPVLGVNSDPTQAKEVEEYSEEFDASRSTGFLCAATVKNFEQIIDDILESRVRPSEVSRMSVTLNSKQLSPYALNDVLIAHPCPATVSRFSFRTKKEEQSCSSLVHCRSSGLRVSTAAGSTAAMLSAGGFAMPILSKDLQYIVREPIAPGAYNSLMHGIVKPEELMDIAWYCKEGLIYIDGSHLVHSVQHGDIIELSSNAPTLKVFLPSHLIS; this is encoded by the exons ATGGCGAGGAGACGGTTGTTGCTTTTATTAAAGCCTTTCGATGTGTTACCGACAAACCAATCAGAGAACAATTTTCATTTCAGAAACCCTAAG GTATTAAAATATCTAGACAATAGACGTCTGGTTCACAAGGAGGCTATAAACTTCTGTCAGAGTATTTTGAGGAAAAAGCTTGTTGACTGGGAAGCTGTTTATCGTTTTAATCTATCTCAGCCGATCCGTGGTGTAGATTTAGTAGTTACAATAGGAGGAGATGGTACATTATTGCAGGCAAGCCATTTTGTGGATAATTCGATTCCTGTTCTAGGCGTAAATTCTGACCCAACTCAAGCAAAAGAG GTTGAAGAATACAGTGAAGAATTTGACGCTTCAAGGAGTACAGGATTTCTTTGTGCGGCAACTGTCAAGAACTTTGAACAA ATAATAGATGACATCCTTGAAAGTCGTGTTAGACCTTCTGAAGTCTCAAGGATGTCAGTCACTCTCAACTCAAAGCAACTGTCACCTTACGCACTTAATGATGTTTTGATTGCTCATCCTTGTCCTGCTACAGTTTCCCGATTCTCATTCAG AACAAAGAAAGAGGAGCAGTCTTGTTCTTCTCTGGTGCATTGCAGATCAAGTGGACTTAGAGTGTCAACAGCTGCTGGGTCAACAGCTGCAATGCTTTCAGCAGGTGGATTTGCAATGCCAATTTTATCCAAAGATCTCCAGTATATAGTGAGAGAACCCATTGCTCCCGGAGCTTACAATAGCCTGATGCACGGCATTGTGAAGCCTGAGGAGTTGATGGATATCGCCTGGTATTGCAAAGAAGGGCTGATTTATATTGATGGCTCTCATCTTGTCCACTCTGTTCAGCATGGGGATATCATTGAACTCTCTTCCAATGCTCCAACATTGAAAGTTTTTTTGCCATCTCACTTGATATCATGA